One segment of Diaphorobacter sp. HDW4B DNA contains the following:
- a CDS encoding acyl-CoA dehydrogenase family protein, producing the protein MNFALTEEQLAIRSAIEEICTDFDDEYWLKKDREGGFPEDFYSAMAKAGWLGIAMPEEFGGSGLGISEACLMLETVSASGGCMTAASTIHMNVFGLHPVVVHGTDEQRARWLPRIIAGEHKACFGVTEPNTGLNTLKLKTMAVRKGDRYVVNGQKVWISTAQVAHKIMLLARTTPLDEVKSPTQGLSLFYTDLDRSKIAVREIEKLGRKAVDSNELFIDGLEIPVEDRIGEEGRGFEYILHGLNPERCLLAAEATGIGRAALRRAAKYAGERIVFDRPIGKNQGIQHPLAERWVDLEAGTLLYQRAAWLYDQGSPCGAEANAAKFFCAEAGFRAAETAVLTHGGFGYAKEYHVERYLREAMLPRIAPISPQLILSFIAEKVLGLPKSY; encoded by the coding sequence ATGAATTTTGCATTGACCGAAGAGCAACTGGCCATCCGCTCCGCCATCGAGGAAATCTGTACCGATTTTGATGACGAGTACTGGCTGAAAAAAGACCGCGAAGGGGGCTTTCCCGAAGACTTCTACTCGGCCATGGCCAAGGCCGGTTGGCTGGGCATTGCGATGCCCGAAGAGTTCGGCGGATCGGGCCTGGGCATCTCGGAGGCCTGCCTGATGCTGGAGACGGTGTCTGCATCCGGTGGCTGCATGACGGCGGCCTCCACCATCCACATGAATGTGTTTGGCCTGCATCCCGTGGTCGTTCACGGCACGGACGAGCAGCGCGCGCGTTGGCTTCCGCGCATCATCGCGGGCGAGCACAAGGCGTGCTTTGGCGTGACCGAGCCCAACACCGGCCTGAACACCCTCAAGCTCAAGACCATGGCGGTGCGCAAGGGCGACCGTTATGTGGTCAACGGCCAGAAGGTGTGGATCTCGACGGCCCAGGTGGCGCACAAGATCATGCTGCTCGCGCGCACCACGCCACTCGATGAAGTGAAGTCGCCGACGCAGGGGCTGAGCCTGTTCTACACGGATCTGGATCGCAGCAAGATTGCCGTGCGCGAGATCGAGAAGCTCGGGCGCAAAGCAGTGGACTCGAACGAGCTGTTCATCGATGGTCTGGAGATTCCAGTCGAAGACCGCATCGGTGAAGAAGGCCGGGGCTTCGAGTACATCCTGCATGGACTCAATCCCGAGCGCTGCCTGTTGGCGGCAGAGGCCACCGGCATTGGCCGCGCTGCTCTGCGCCGTGCCGCCAAGTACGCGGGCGAGCGCATTGTGTTCGACCGACCCATCGGCAAGAACCAGGGCATTCAGCATCCGCTGGCCGAGCGCTGGGTCGACCTCGAAGCCGGAACGCTGCTGTATCAGCGCGCTGCATGGCTGTACGACCAGGGCAGCCCCTGCGGTGCCGAAGCAAACGCGGCCAAATTCTTCTGCGCGGAAGCGGGCTTTCGCGCGGCGGAGACGGCCGTGCTCACGCATGGCGGCTTTGGCTATGCCAAGGAATACCACGTCGAGCGCTATCTGCGCGAAGCGATGCTGCCGCGCATTGCCCCGATCTCGCCGCAGCTGATTCTGAGCTTCATCGCAGAGAAGGTGCTCGGCCTGCCCAAGTCCTATTGA
- a CDS encoding 3-keto-5-aminohexanoate cleavage protein yields MAIQNKVIITCAVTGSIHTPSMSPHLPVTPQEIADAAVGACEAGASIIHLHARDPETGKPDQSPQAFAKFLPQIKQRCDAVVNLTTGGSPYMTVQERIQPSIVFKPEVASLNMGTMGFGLFGMLERFKEFKHDWEREYLEGSRNLVFRNTYGDIETALTDMSANDTRYEFECYDTAHLYNLAYFVDKGLVKAPFFVQTVFGLLGGIGSHPEDVMHMKRTADRLFGKDYRWSVLGAGAAQMKVAAMAASMGGNVRVGLEDSLWIAKGQLAESNAQQVRKVREIIEGLGLEVATPAEAREILQLKGQDRVAF; encoded by the coding sequence ATGGCAATCCAGAACAAGGTCATCATCACCTGCGCCGTCACCGGCTCGATCCACACGCCGTCGATGTCGCCTCACCTGCCGGTCACGCCGCAGGAAATTGCGGATGCGGCGGTAGGTGCCTGCGAGGCGGGGGCCTCCATCATCCATCTGCATGCGCGCGATCCCGAGACCGGCAAGCCCGATCAGAGCCCGCAGGCCTTCGCCAAATTCCTTCCGCAGATCAAACAGCGCTGTGACGCGGTGGTGAATCTGACGACCGGCGGCTCTCCCTACATGACGGTGCAGGAGCGCATTCAGCCGAGCATCGTGTTCAAGCCCGAGGTGGCCTCGCTCAATATGGGCACGATGGGGTTTGGACTCTTCGGCATGCTGGAGCGCTTCAAGGAATTCAAGCATGACTGGGAGCGCGAGTATCTGGAGGGCAGCCGCAATCTGGTGTTCCGCAATACCTACGGCGACATCGAAACCGCGCTCACCGACATGTCGGCCAACGACACCCGCTACGAGTTCGAATGCTACGACACGGCGCATCTCTACAACCTTGCGTACTTTGTCGATAAGGGCCTGGTGAAGGCGCCGTTCTTTGTGCAGACGGTGTTCGGATTGCTGGGCGGCATTGGCTCGCATCCCGAGGATGTGATGCACATGAAGCGCACTGCCGATCGGCTGTTCGGCAAGGATTACCGCTGGTCGGTGCTGGGTGCCGGTGCTGCGCAGATGAAGGTGGCTGCGATGGCGGCTTCCATGGGCGGCAATGTGCGTGTGGGTCTGGAAGACAGCCTGTGGATCGCCAAGGGCCAGCTTGCCGAATCGAATGCGCAGCAGGTGCGCAAGGTGCGCGAGATCATCGAAGGTCTGGGGCTGGAAGTGGCGACGCCGGCCGAGGCGCGCGAGATTCTGCAGCTCAAGGGGCAGGATCGCGTGGCGTTCTGA
- a CDS encoding MarR family winged helix-turn-helix transcriptional regulator: MATSKNTAASAAKAAKTSPSTATPAAVQRVTEDNWDQRLGFLMHDVSRLRRTVFDDFMRPLNITRSQWWVLAYLSRHDGMIQSDLASVLELGKAALGSLIDRLEAAGLVRRGADETDRRAKRVYLSAAGASLIKEMRVLSNDMSERILDGLDDDTRHELADLLGRVKDNLLAISKGKA, from the coding sequence ATGGCCACATCCAAGAACACAGCAGCATCCGCAGCGAAGGCCGCCAAGACCAGCCCCTCGACGGCCACTCCGGCAGCCGTGCAGCGCGTCACCGAGGACAACTGGGATCAGCGACTCGGCTTTCTGATGCACGACGTATCACGCCTGCGCCGCACGGTGTTCGATGATTTCATGCGTCCGCTGAACATCACCCGTTCGCAATGGTGGGTACTGGCCTACCTGTCTCGCCATGACGGGATGATCCAGAGCGATCTGGCCAGCGTGCTGGAGCTGGGCAAGGCGGCACTCGGAAGCCTGATCGACAGGCTCGAAGCGGCTGGCCTCGTGCGCCGCGGTGCCGACGAAACCGACCGCCGCGCCAAGCGGGTCTATCTTTCGGCAGCCGGGGCATCGCTGATCAAGGAAATGCGCGTGCTCAGCAACGACATGAGCGAACGCATTCTCGATGGGCTCGATGACGACACGCGCCACGAGCTCGCCGATCTGCTCGGGCGGGTCAAGGACAACCTGCTGGCCATCTCCAAGGGCAAGGCCTGA
- a CDS encoding tyrosine-protein phosphatase, which produces MSSTEPMFPDTPNFRELGGLRNARGQRVRRGKVFRSELLTPMSESEQAMLRGLQIRTVFDLRNPHERAAKKPVWPAAQDDVLRHVMEREMPVAGADLKQLVDNLNAGSLDAQDTAEIMRETYRRMPEHFADVLTELFSTLIREDGGGALVHCTAGKDRTGFVCAMLLSALDVPMDAIEQDYLLSARFFTLKRLMEKLEQTYGLRLESGTTAALAAMVQVSPEYLGAAIRTIEKDWGSVPAYLEQRVGLSADARARLQSRLLED; this is translated from the coding sequence ATGAGCAGCACTGAACCGATGTTTCCCGACACTCCCAATTTCCGTGAGCTGGGGGGCTTGCGCAATGCCCGTGGACAGCGCGTGCGGCGGGGGAAGGTCTTCCGCTCGGAGCTGTTGACTCCGATGAGCGAGAGCGAACAGGCGATGCTTCGCGGTCTGCAGATCCGAACAGTGTTCGATCTGCGCAATCCGCACGAGCGCGCCGCCAAGAAGCCTGTCTGGCCCGCTGCGCAAGACGATGTGCTGCGCCATGTGATGGAGCGCGAGATGCCCGTGGCGGGTGCTGACCTCAAGCAGTTGGTGGACAACCTCAACGCCGGATCGCTCGACGCCCAGGACACAGCAGAAATCATGCGCGAGACTTACCGGAGGATGCCGGAACATTTTGCGGATGTGCTGACCGAGTTGTTCTCTACACTGATTCGGGAAGATGGTGGTGGCGCGCTCGTGCATTGCACCGCAGGCAAGGATCGCACGGGATTCGTCTGCGCGATGCTGCTGTCGGCGCTGGATGTGCCAATGGATGCCATCGAGCAGGACTACTTGTTGAGTGCGCGATTCTTCACCTTGAAGCGACTGATGGAGAAGCTGGAGCAGACCTATGGATTGCGCCTGGAGTCGGGCACGACGGCGGCTTTGGCGGCCATGGTGCAGGTCAGCCCCGAGTATCTGGGAGCGGCGATTCGCACCATCGAGAAGGACTGGGGCTCGGTGCCTGCGTATCTGGAGCAGCGGGTTGGGCTGAGTGCCGATGCACGTGCTCGGCTGCAGTCGCGGTTGCTGGAGGATTGA
- a CDS encoding SDR family NAD(P)-dependent oxidoreductase codes for MVTLLVTGAARGIGHTVVERALARGDTVFAVVRKAADASKFSQDKNLHVVLMDMADTASVARGFGEVDRILAGRPLNAIVHCAAISIPGAIELTPVEEFEQIINTNTIGSLRILKAAIPRLRGHGGRLVLVTSLWGQASGALLGAYCASKHAIESLADVARRETKGMNLRIIVAEPGVVQTDMLTTQGPAAQAHLERMQPAQRGLYGNLYQRYFKLVSNPSGITSEACAKGIEQALNDRRPALRYRIGADSKAVCMLNALLPSSWMDWVMGLSLNHKPLSK; via the coding sequence ATGGTTACCCTGCTCGTGACCGGCGCCGCGCGCGGCATCGGACATACCGTCGTGGAGCGCGCATTGGCGCGTGGCGACACGGTCTTCGCCGTCGTGCGCAAAGCGGCTGACGCCAGCAAATTCAGTCAGGACAAGAACCTGCATGTCGTGCTCATGGACATGGCGGACACCGCCAGCGTCGCACGAGGCTTCGGCGAGGTCGACCGCATACTGGCCGGACGTCCGCTCAACGCCATCGTGCATTGCGCGGCGATCTCGATTCCAGGTGCCATCGAGCTCACGCCCGTCGAAGAGTTCGAGCAGATCATCAACACCAACACCATCGGCAGTCTGCGCATCCTCAAGGCGGCCATTCCACGACTGCGCGGCCATGGCGGACGATTGGTGCTGGTGACCTCGTTGTGGGGCCAGGCATCGGGCGCATTGCTGGGTGCCTATTGCGCATCCAAGCACGCGATCGAATCGCTGGCCGATGTGGCACGGCGCGAGACCAAGGGCATGAACCTGCGCATCATCGTGGCCGAGCCGGGCGTGGTGCAGACCGACATGCTCACCACCCAAGGCCCCGCCGCACAGGCCCATCTGGAACGCATGCAACCCGCGCAACGTGGCCTCTACGGCAATCTGTACCAACGCTATTTCAAGCTGGTCAGCAATCCGTCGGGCATCACCTCGGAAGCCTGTGCCAAGGGCATCGAGCAAGCACTGAACGACCGCCGCCCCGCGCTGCGCTACCGCATAGGCGCGGACTCCAAGGCCGTCTGCATGCTCAATGCCTTGCTGCCTTCCAGTTGGATGGACTGGGTCATGGGACTCTCGCTGAACCACAAGCCGCTATCCAAGTGA
- a CDS encoding DUF1329 domain-containing protein — protein MFRLNRLAAVLASALIAPACMAAISAEEAKQLGGDKLTAFGSEKAGNKEGTIPPYSGKAPKAPASYDTKTGFQRPDPYNDKPLFTITAQNADKYADHLDGMRELFTKYPAFKMDIYPSRRDYAYPKFVLDNTLKNATECKAIDKELKLAGCWGGFPFPIPKTGNEVMWNHLLQYGAYAYSGETEGGVTGTDGKFVLGARNTGHQQYDYYDPKATKPNATDAGFWKIRQNSTAPARQAGSILVVDDNLDMVDKGRRAYQYIPGQRRVKLAPTLAYDTPNPNNGGVLTMDDSKGFLGALDRFNFKLVGKKEKFIMYNNFDLTNAKACSAEKAYNFKNFPNPECVRWELHRVWQVEATLKEGFRHIYQKRVFFWDEDAPGAGVAENYDASGKLYRVVSNIVYPFYDSEPLLGGYTDSSVAMDLQTGIWSISGGMSHPNGGWVTAAPKDSRYYSPESMAGDGLR, from the coding sequence ATGTTCCGTTTGAACCGCCTCGCCGCCGTGCTCGCGAGCGCTCTGATCGCACCGGCCTGCATGGCCGCCATATCCGCCGAAGAAGCCAAGCAACTGGGGGGCGACAAGCTCACCGCGTTCGGCTCCGAAAAGGCCGGCAACAAGGAAGGCACGATTCCTCCTTACTCCGGCAAGGCGCCCAAGGCCCCCGCCAGCTATGACACCAAGACGGGTTTTCAGCGACCCGATCCGTACAACGACAAGCCGCTGTTCACCATCACGGCGCAGAACGCGGACAAGTATGCAGACCATCTGGATGGCATGCGCGAACTGTTCACCAAGTATCCGGCGTTCAAGATGGACATCTACCCGAGCCGCCGTGACTACGCTTATCCCAAGTTCGTGCTCGACAACACGTTGAAGAACGCGACCGAGTGCAAGGCCATCGACAAGGAATTGAAGCTCGCTGGCTGCTGGGGCGGCTTCCCCTTCCCCATCCCCAAGACCGGCAATGAGGTGATGTGGAATCACTTGCTGCAGTATGGTGCCTATGCCTACTCGGGCGAAACCGAAGGCGGCGTGACCGGCACCGACGGCAAGTTCGTTCTGGGTGCGCGCAACACGGGCCACCAGCAGTACGACTACTACGACCCCAAGGCCACCAAGCCGAATGCCACGGATGCAGGCTTCTGGAAGATCCGCCAGAACAGCACGGCCCCCGCACGTCAGGCCGGCAGCATTCTGGTGGTGGACGACAACCTGGACATGGTGGACAAAGGACGCCGCGCCTACCAGTACATCCCCGGCCAACGCCGCGTGAAGCTGGCCCCGACGCTGGCTTACGACACACCCAACCCGAACAACGGCGGCGTGTTGACCATGGATGACTCCAAGGGCTTCCTCGGCGCGCTGGATCGCTTCAACTTCAAGCTCGTCGGCAAGAAGGAGAAGTTCATCATGTACAACAACTTCGACCTCACCAATGCCAAGGCATGCTCGGCAGAGAAGGCCTACAACTTCAAGAACTTCCCGAATCCGGAATGCGTGCGCTGGGAACTGCACCGCGTCTGGCAGGTGGAAGCGACGCTGAAGGAAGGCTTCCGTCATATCTACCAGAAGCGTGTTTTCTTCTGGGATGAAGATGCTCCGGGCGCTGGCGTGGCCGAGAACTACGACGCATCGGGCAAGCTCTACCGCGTCGTCAGCAACATCGTGTACCCGTTCTACGACAGCGAGCCCTTGCTCGGTGGCTACACCGACAGCTCGGTGGCCATGGACCTGCAGACCGGCATCTGGAGCATCTCCGGTGGCATGTCTCACCCCAATGGCGGTTGGGTGACGGCAGCGCCCAAGGACTCGCGCTACTACTCGCCCGAATCGATGGCAGGTGACGGCCTGCGCTGA
- a CDS encoding DUF1302 domain-containing protein — protein sequence MKTSPKSQGRAARPKWSTLAILSMVSAGGSLHAAEIDVGNDDFKVRLDTTVRYNVGARAKDCDANICGNGAGAGDISAHQSDRKFSKKGNIVTNRIDLLPELDVIYKEKLGFRVSGAAWFDAAYSNKIRGDSAFDAAPGGAGQGAGPAGSSYIDYTKRYARGPSAEFLDAFVFAKFDVGGVPVNVKAGQHNIFWGEALFSPVNGISVGQGPLDFRKSLATPGIEAKEVFRPLNQLSFSADITDRVTLAGQYFLDWKPTILPDGGTYFGAADGLNMQGGTSIFGVPFGGVTTKPKSKHGDFGLALKLRPEWLDGRVGFYYREYTDKLPQLIINGITVVNGAVAPTQFGLDYSTPRQKLLGVSLNKQVGDMSVGADLTYRKNAQLAAKPFSTLAGASNIGYGAVGNSMLPVGDVVSGVVNAIAYFGKTPVFDSASLQAEVNFSHLNSVKRNGDSFFAEGYNCPQAQTEGFPYGCATKNSVGIAVAFEPKWFQVFNGVDISMPMFLGLGVKGNSVVMFGDNKGQGSYSLGVSADIDNKHSISLKYNGFLAKHSKDELGAASNSNASLGKYWDRDWISLTYKTTF from the coding sequence GTGAAGACCTCGCCCAAATCACAAGGCCGGGCCGCTCGCCCCAAATGGAGCACGCTGGCAATACTGTCGATGGTGAGCGCAGGAGGCTCCCTCCATGCCGCCGAGATCGACGTCGGCAATGACGATTTCAAGGTGCGTCTGGACACCACCGTCCGCTACAACGTGGGCGCACGCGCCAAGGATTGCGACGCGAACATCTGCGGCAACGGAGCAGGCGCTGGCGACATCTCTGCACATCAGTCCGATCGCAAGTTCTCCAAGAAGGGGAACATCGTGACCAACCGCATCGACCTGTTGCCCGAACTGGATGTGATCTACAAGGAAAAGCTCGGCTTTCGCGTGAGCGGTGCCGCCTGGTTCGACGCCGCCTACAGCAACAAGATCCGCGGCGACTCGGCATTCGACGCAGCACCCGGCGGTGCAGGCCAGGGCGCGGGCCCAGCGGGTTCTTCCTACATCGACTACACCAAGCGCTACGCGCGCGGCCCGTCCGCCGAATTCCTGGATGCCTTCGTGTTCGCCAAGTTCGACGTGGGCGGCGTGCCGGTGAACGTCAAGGCTGGTCAGCACAACATCTTCTGGGGCGAGGCGCTTTTTTCGCCCGTCAACGGCATCTCGGTCGGTCAAGGCCCGCTCGACTTCCGCAAGTCGCTGGCGACGCCTGGCATCGAAGCCAAGGAAGTCTTCCGTCCCCTCAACCAGCTGTCGTTCTCCGCCGACATCACTGACCGCGTGACGCTGGCCGGTCAGTATTTTCTGGACTGGAAGCCCACGATTCTGCCCGATGGCGGCACCTACTTTGGTGCGGCCGACGGTCTGAACATGCAAGGCGGCACCAGCATCTTCGGCGTGCCTTTCGGCGGCGTGACCACCAAGCCCAAGAGCAAGCACGGCGACTTCGGTTTGGCGCTGAAGCTGCGCCCCGAATGGCTCGATGGTCGCGTGGGCTTCTACTACCGCGAGTACACCGACAAGCTGCCGCAGCTCATCATCAACGGCATCACCGTGGTCAACGGTGCGGTCGCTCCCACCCAGTTCGGTCTGGACTATTCCACACCACGCCAGAAGCTGCTCGGCGTGAGCCTGAACAAGCAGGTGGGCGACATGTCGGTCGGTGCGGATCTGACCTACCGAAAGAATGCGCAGCTCGCGGCCAAGCCGTTCTCCACTCTGGCCGGTGCATCGAACATCGGTTACGGCGCGGTCGGCAACTCCATGCTGCCGGTCGGTGACGTGGTGTCCGGCGTGGTCAATGCCATTGCCTACTTTGGCAAGACGCCGGTGTTCGACTCCGCTTCGCTGCAGGCCGAAGTCAACTTCTCGCACCTGAACTCCGTCAAGCGCAATGGCGATTCGTTCTTTGCCGAAGGCTACAACTGCCCGCAGGCGCAGACCGAAGGTTTCCCCTACGGCTGCGCCACCAAGAATTCGGTGGGCATTGCCGTCGCATTCGAACCCAAGTGGTTCCAAGTGTTCAACGGTGTCGACATCTCCATGCCGATGTTCCTCGGCCTGGGCGTGAAGGGCAACTCGGTCGTGATGTTCGGCGACAACAAGGGCCAGGGCAGCTACTCGCTGGGCGTGTCCGCAGACATCGACAACAAGCATTCCATCTCGCTGAAATACAACGGCTTCCTCGCCAAGCACAGCAAGGACGAGCTGGGCGCTGCCTCCAACAGCAACGCCAGCCTCGGCAAGTACTGGGACCGCGACTGGATCTCGCTCACCTACAAGACCACATTCTGA
- a CDS encoding YCF48-related protein produces MSKSVLAARRGLVVKAGLFGAAWLLGAARAATGAGANASNAFRAPSDTAAAIGATAAHGPFLAIAQAGKRLVAAGLRGRIAYSDDEGKTWQQARVPVEVDLVALSFPTASEGWAVGHRGVVLTTQDAGATWKRRFAEQQLNELIVNHYKAAGAAADSAGARAAAGAARSIEDGSTPSLLDVWFESPTTGYVVGTFNLIFRTDDAGKTWVPTMEAVDNPEELHFYAVRGQGNGLYMTGEKGSVWHFDAAQKRWAAVPTGYVGTLFGLVADGLRVLAYGMRGRIYASEDAGQHWQVVSSPAKAGIVAGVRLQGGEIVLADQSGELLQSKDAGRSFAALNAKSRVAAFSLLQSGTGQLFAAGPGGVARVAMNAS; encoded by the coding sequence ATGAGCAAATCAGTGTTGGCGGCCCGGCGTGGCCTGGTGGTGAAGGCAGGCCTGTTCGGCGCGGCTTGGTTGCTGGGCGCTGCGCGGGCGGCAACCGGGGCGGGCGCAAATGCCTCGAACGCGTTCCGCGCGCCCAGCGACACCGCTGCAGCAATCGGTGCAACGGCGGCGCATGGTCCGTTTCTGGCCATCGCTCAGGCGGGCAAGCGACTGGTCGCGGCGGGTCTGCGCGGACGCATCGCCTATTCGGATGACGAGGGCAAGACCTGGCAACAGGCGCGCGTGCCGGTCGAGGTGGATCTGGTGGCCTTGAGTTTTCCGACAGCCAGCGAAGGCTGGGCCGTCGGGCATCGCGGTGTGGTGCTGACCACGCAGGATGCGGGTGCCACCTGGAAGCGACGCTTTGCCGAGCAGCAGCTCAACGAGCTCATCGTCAATCACTACAAGGCCGCAGGGGCCGCTGCAGATTCCGCCGGTGCGCGCGCTGCGGCGGGAGCCGCACGTTCCATCGAAGACGGCTCCACACCTTCTCTGCTCGATGTCTGGTTCGAATCGCCCACCACGGGCTACGTCGTGGGCACGTTCAATCTGATCTTCAGAACCGACGACGCAGGCAAGACCTGGGTGCCGACGATGGAAGCGGTCGACAACCCCGAGGAGCTGCACTTCTATGCGGTGCGCGGTCAGGGCAACGGTCTCTACATGACGGGCGAGAAGGGCAGCGTCTGGCATTTCGATGCGGCTCAGAAACGCTGGGCCGCAGTGCCGACGGGCTATGTCGGCACCTTGTTCGGATTGGTGGCGGACGGCCTGCGCGTGCTGGCCTACGGCATGCGCGGTCGCATCTACGCGAGTGAGGACGCGGGTCAGCACTGGCAGGTGGTGAGCTCGCCAGCCAAGGCGGGAATCGTGGCCGGTGTGCGTCTGCAGGGCGGCGAAATCGTGTTGGCCGATCAGTCCGGTGAACTGCTGCAAAGCAAGGACGCTGGGCGTTCGTTTGCTGCGCTGAACGCGAAGTCACGGGTCGCCGCGTTCTCTCTTCTTCAGTCCGGCACGGGCCAGTTGTTTGCGGCCGGACCGGGCGGTGTGGCACGCGTTGCGATGAACGCGTCCTGA